A single region of the Longimicrobiaceae bacterium genome encodes:
- a CDS encoding HEAT repeat domain-containing protein, with product MATKEAVLALMQDDEFNGLPQLVAMGAEAVPVLVAILRDPAAEPLMRQRAAVALGEIGAPAAAAAPALADALAHADPVQRILAVRALAKVAGAGATASLAPLLHDPDASVAKVAVQCLGAVGGAQAVAALAGVAESGPHDFVREQARDAVRKIEERLA from the coding sequence ATGGCGACGAAAGAAGCGGTGCTCGCCCTGATGCAGGACGACGAGTTCAACGGCCTCCCGCAGCTGGTGGCGATGGGTGCCGAGGCCGTTCCCGTCCTCGTCGCGATCCTGCGCGACCCCGCGGCCGAGCCGCTGATGCGCCAGCGTGCCGCGGTGGCGCTGGGCGAGATCGGCGCGCCGGCCGCCGCGGCGGCGCCCGCGCTGGCCGACGCGCTGGCGCACGCCGACCCGGTCCAGCGCATCCTCGCCGTCCGTGCGCTGGCGAAGGTGGCGGGCGCCGGCGCCACGGCCAGCCTCGCGCCGCTGCTGCACGACCCGGACGCCTCGGTGGCCAAGGTCGCGGTGCAGTGCCTGGGCGCGGTGGGCGGCGCGCAGGCGGTGGCGGCGCTGGCGGGCGTGGCCGAATCGGGCCCGCACGACTTCGTCCGCGAGCAGGCGCGCGACGCGGTGCGGAAGATCGAGGAGAGGCTGGCCTGA
- a CDS encoding phage baseplate assembly protein V, which produces MSTIVETIQAIVRQELARVRVADLGVVEAVGPHRAQGDGDNYGCDVRLKNSGLLLKRVPIATQHIGSAAIPNAGDLVLLTYDKGDVNQPIVIGRLYSDADRPPLNDSREIVTRLPLAEADDRTIRTVVRNVPASSPPREALLEMPPRITLRVTDGTVRATAGNTEMKLDQQGAGGGTVTVFAGRSTVTINQDGDVTVDAAGGLALKAAGAVSIQGRSVSIKALTSATVEAGTTLTAKGGATATLQAGATATVQGAVVSVKGITSFGP; this is translated from the coding sequence ATGTCCACCATCGTCGAGACCATCCAGGCCATCGTCCGCCAGGAGCTGGCGCGCGTGCGCGTGGCCGACCTGGGGGTGGTGGAGGCGGTGGGGCCGCACCGCGCGCAGGGCGACGGCGACAACTACGGGTGCGACGTGCGGCTGAAGAACAGCGGCCTGCTGCTGAAGCGCGTTCCCATCGCCACGCAGCACATCGGCAGCGCCGCCATCCCCAACGCGGGCGACCTGGTGCTGCTGACCTACGACAAGGGCGACGTCAACCAGCCCATCGTCATCGGCCGCCTGTACAGCGACGCCGACCGGCCGCCGCTGAACGACAGCCGCGAGATCGTCACCCGCCTTCCCCTGGCCGAGGCCGATGACCGCACCATCCGCACGGTGGTCCGCAACGTCCCGGCGAGCTCGCCCCCGCGCGAGGCGCTGCTCGAGATGCCGCCCCGCATCACCCTGCGCGTGACCGACGGCACCGTGCGCGCCACCGCCGGCAACACCGAGATGAAGCTGGACCAGCAGGGCGCCGGCGGCGGCACCGTCACCGTGTTCGCGGGACGCTCCACCGTCACCATCAACCAGGACGGCGACGTGACCGTGGACGCGGCGGGCGGGCTGGCGCTGAAGGCCGCGGGCGCGGTCTCCATCCAGGGCCGGTCCGTCTCCATCAAGGCGCTCACCTCGGCCACGGTCGAGGCGGGAACGACGCTCACCGCCAAGGGCGGGGCGACGGCCACGCTGCAGGCGGGGGCGACGGCCACGGTGCAGGGGGCGGTGGTGTCGGTGAAGGGAATCACCTCGTTCGGACCCTGA
- a CDS encoding OmpA family protein produces MAARTLLDSLELPQAQCVDVEDEQALARHAVPALEGDWLQRQGRRAARVSLTGVLTGQGAREALGELRDRFRAAQPVDFVADITTATRVGRVLVEALEVREVAGRPERFEYAFGLREFLEPPRPQTEEPPPRPTPIDPATEQGQLDVEVTVEGQPDFEMSRISVTVTGRGADGNVSTRTLTERSANVWSARELDAGEYGATATAEAERLTGSATGTVSPGQTARIQIVLRPQQAVAAAFVVHFRFDSAFVEPCMRAVLGRALGFAASSGHTADRLLVVGHTDRVGPGDYNQSLSERRARAVFAFLTFGRDPDGAVREWTAIRQTRPAGTVTTLADSWGVREYQWMLQDLGWYPGTIDGDKGTGNSLTNQAIRAFRCHKGLPPGTHVDDELWEALIRDYLGQDNFAFGTARLLPNCPGEPLRWLGCGEEDPVNNTPSAHRPNRRVELLFVTGAALPCRPPEPDTFRLPPASPAGTAWCIGPPPANSGHACFLARGAAQAGRLLFQPAEPAVIDAVGRVSREVRQPDGSVALERVASRPIVAITAAGEFQRGEQGRGEPSPDTTRGGGGTTGDPRGTFGPYAGKPEGIWTLEVLPQPRSLPVLLRLEDDEDGPVRGGVVCRRLHDGDLALNVVIVAAPGVREIRVPAVAHVMTALHPTTRQVRTCAGFGGAAERQASSLGDDQVRAAFDAANRTWRQGRIRFELADIVHEAYAFRTDCEVDGGEFAFLLDRCAYPRAVNVFFVGDLAGNGEAGFGLSPEDAASQGLAISGCAVGDRFQTTILGPPISTPVDEPLREQVLAHELGHFLNLPHVTGAAAADPNRLMQPSGSTGANRLIAPDEVTVARGSQGAADDCTPLSLTVTGAARVGGTLSHRFVFVRDPASPATVTADAVIPDAMLDPARGALVMAGGTAGANPKQQVVPTGTPATVEITATYTPVGGTPVVRRVFVHVVDFTLAVPGQTPETPGGSTFLIRRQAGGSVRVVANLSSTPFCIPSTLVTWDPDDAATRLDDPLQRTLALDAVRDVTLRATVAGITRQVRITTFDVAITNNTAPFDTTVAQVQTEGILSTDLASYDIGDLFNTQAGSVFRIRVDLPGAALPLTASLASTDAAGTALETQVFPLTRLAGDRFVSLPILAIPAAIPRADITFAAPRSIEVLRTRAQGRVRLQVQGRLAAVPPVDARVRGRVLELCTLTIQGASPNPALLLGTANRVMAQDGIEFRILTALPTLNSPQLLDIARTTCPLTIGGDALRGAEETALFALGRAACAANFIVYFIRSDSLALRGCSAYPAGNPGVTVCDGATQYTMGHEIGHVLNLPHNGALNNLMNTTTSGLPAAPSQVRLTNVQCALMDGSGFLVFRV; encoded by the coding sequence CCGGCCAGGGTGCGCGCGAGGCGCTGGGCGAGCTGCGCGACCGCTTCCGCGCCGCACAGCCGGTGGACTTCGTGGCCGACATCACCACCGCCACGCGCGTGGGCCGGGTGCTGGTGGAGGCGCTGGAGGTGCGCGAGGTGGCCGGCCGCCCCGAGCGCTTCGAGTACGCCTTCGGGCTGCGCGAGTTTCTGGAGCCGCCGCGCCCCCAGACCGAGGAGCCGCCGCCGCGCCCCACGCCCATCGACCCGGCCACCGAGCAGGGGCAGCTGGACGTGGAGGTCACGGTAGAGGGGCAGCCGGACTTCGAGATGTCGCGCATCTCCGTCACCGTCACCGGCCGCGGCGCCGACGGCAACGTGAGCACGCGCACGCTCACCGAGCGGAGCGCCAACGTGTGGAGCGCGCGCGAGCTGGACGCGGGCGAGTACGGCGCCACGGCCACCGCCGAGGCCGAGCGGCTCACCGGCAGCGCCACGGGCACGGTGAGCCCCGGCCAGACCGCGCGGATCCAGATCGTCCTCCGCCCGCAGCAGGCGGTGGCCGCAGCGTTCGTGGTGCACTTCCGCTTCGACAGCGCGTTCGTGGAGCCGTGCATGCGCGCCGTGCTGGGCCGCGCGCTCGGCTTCGCCGCGTCCAGCGGCCACACGGCGGACCGGCTGCTGGTGGTGGGGCACACCGACCGTGTGGGGCCGGGCGACTACAACCAGTCGCTCTCGGAGCGGCGGGCGCGTGCGGTGTTCGCCTTCCTCACCTTCGGCCGCGACCCGGACGGCGCGGTGCGCGAGTGGACCGCCATCCGCCAGACGCGGCCGGCGGGGACGGTGACGACGCTGGCCGACAGCTGGGGGGTGCGCGAGTACCAGTGGATGCTGCAGGACCTGGGGTGGTACCCGGGCACCATCGACGGCGACAAGGGGACGGGGAACAGCCTGACCAACCAGGCCATCCGCGCCTTCCGCTGCCACAAGGGGCTGCCCCCGGGGACGCACGTGGACGACGAGCTCTGGGAGGCCCTGATCCGCGACTACCTGGGGCAAGACAACTTCGCCTTCGGCACCGCGCGGCTCCTTCCCAACTGCCCCGGCGAGCCGCTGAGGTGGCTGGGCTGCGGCGAGGAGGACCCGGTCAACAACACCCCCAGCGCGCACCGCCCCAACCGGCGTGTGGAGCTGCTCTTCGTCACCGGCGCGGCGCTTCCCTGCCGGCCGCCCGAGCCCGACACCTTCCGCCTTCCCCCCGCCTCGCCCGCGGGCACGGCGTGGTGCATCGGCCCGCCGCCGGCGAACAGCGGGCACGCGTGCTTCCTGGCGCGGGGCGCCGCGCAGGCGGGGCGCCTGCTCTTCCAGCCCGCCGAGCCGGCGGTGATCGACGCCGTGGGCCGGGTGTCGCGCGAGGTGCGGCAGCCCGACGGGTCGGTGGCGCTGGAGCGCGTCGCCAGCCGCCCCATCGTGGCCATCACCGCGGCGGGCGAGTTCCAGCGCGGCGAGCAGGGGCGCGGCGAGCCCAGCCCCGACACCACCCGCGGCGGGGGCGGCACCACCGGCGACCCGCGCGGCACCTTCGGCCCGTACGCCGGGAAGCCCGAGGGGATCTGGACGCTGGAGGTGCTGCCGCAGCCGCGCAGCCTGCCGGTGCTGCTGCGGCTGGAGGACGACGAGGACGGGCCGGTGCGCGGCGGCGTGGTGTGCAGGCGGCTGCACGACGGCGACCTGGCGCTGAACGTGGTGATCGTGGCCGCGCCCGGGGTGCGCGAGATCCGCGTCCCCGCCGTGGCGCACGTGATGACGGCGCTGCACCCCACCACCCGCCAGGTGCGCACCTGCGCCGGCTTCGGCGGGGCGGCGGAGCGGCAGGCGTCGTCCCTCGGCGACGACCAGGTGCGCGCGGCGTTCGACGCGGCCAACCGCACCTGGCGGCAGGGGCGCATCCGCTTCGAGCTGGCGGACATCGTCCACGAGGCGTATGCCTTCCGCACCGACTGCGAGGTGGACGGCGGCGAGTTCGCCTTCCTGCTGGACCGCTGCGCCTATCCCCGCGCGGTGAACGTCTTCTTCGTGGGTGACCTGGCGGGGAACGGCGAGGCGGGGTTCGGGCTTTCGCCCGAGGACGCGGCGTCGCAGGGGCTCGCCATCTCGGGGTGCGCGGTGGGCGACCGCTTCCAGACCACCATCCTGGGGCCGCCCATCTCCACCCCGGTGGACGAGCCGCTGCGCGAGCAGGTGCTGGCGCACGAGCTGGGGCACTTCCTCAACCTCCCGCACGTGACCGGCGCGGCCGCGGCCGACCCCAACCGGCTGATGCAGCCCTCCGGGTCCACCGGCGCCAACCGGCTCATCGCGCCCGACGAGGTGACCGTCGCCCGCGGCTCGCAGGGCGCGGCAGACGACTGCACTCCGCTCTCGCTCACCGTCACCGGCGCCGCGCGGGTGGGGGGCACGCTCAGCCACCGCTTCGTCTTCGTCCGCGACCCCGCGTCGCCCGCCACGGTGACGGCCGACGCCGTGATCCCCGACGCCATGCTCGACCCGGCCCGCGGCGCGCTGGTGATGGCGGGGGGCACCGCGGGCGCGAACCCGAAGCAACAGGTCGTTCCCACCGGCACGCCGGCGACGGTGGAGATCACGGCCACGTACACGCCCGTCGGCGGCACGCCCGTGGTCCGCCGCGTGTTCGTGCACGTGGTGGACTTCACGCTGGCCGTCCCGGGCCAGACGCCCGAGACGCCGGGGGGGAGCACCTTCCTGATCCGGCGGCAGGCCGGCGGGAGCGTGCGCGTGGTGGCCAACCTGTCGTCCACGCCGTTCTGCATCCCTTCCACGCTGGTGACGTGGGATCCGGACGACGCCGCGACGCGGCTGGACGACCCGCTGCAGCGCACCCTCGCGCTCGACGCCGTGCGCGACGTGACGCTGCGCGCCACCGTGGCCGGGATCACCCGCCAGGTGCGGATCACCACCTTCGACGTGGCGATCACGAACAACACCGCGCCGTTCGACACCACGGTGGCGCAGGTGCAGACCGAGGGGATCCTGTCCACCGACCTGGCCAGCTACGACATCGGCGACCTGTTCAACACGCAGGCGGGCTCCGTCTTCCGCATCCGGGTGGACCTCCCGGGCGCGGCGCTTCCGCTCACCGCGTCGCTCGCCAGCACCGACGCCGCCGGGACCGCGCTGGAGACGCAGGTCTTTCCGCTCACGCGGCTGGCGGGCGACCGCTTCGTGTCGCTCCCCATCCTGGCCATCCCCGCCGCCATCCCGCGCGCCGACATCACCTTCGCGGCGCCGCGGTCCATCGAGGTCCTTCGCACGCGGGCGCAGGGGCGCGTGCGGCTGCAGGTGCAGGGGCGGCTGGCCGCGGTGCCGCCGGTGGACGCGCGGGTGCGAGGCCGCGTGCTGGAGCTCTGCACGCTCACCATCCAGGGCGCCTCGCCCAACCCGGCGCTGCTGCTGGGCACGGCCAACCGGGTGATGGCACAGGACGGGATCGAGTTCCGCATCCTGACCGCGCTCCCCACGCTGAACAGCCCGCAGCTGCTGGACATCGCCCGCACCACCTGCCCGCTGACCATCGGCGGCGATGCGTTGCGCGGCGCGGAAGAGACGGCGCTCTTCGCGCTGGGGCGGGCGGCGTGCGCGGCCAACTTCATCGTCTACTTCATCCGCTCCGACAGCCTGGCGCTGCGCGGCTGCTCGGCGTACCCCGCCGGGAACCCGGGCGTGACGGTGTGCGACGGCGCCACGCAGTACACGATGGGGCACGAGATCGGGCACGTGCTGAACCTTCCCCACAACGGGGCCCTGAACAACCTGATGAACACCACCACCAGCGGGCTTCCCGCAGCTCCCTCGCAGGTGCGCCTGACGAACGTGCAGTGCGCGCTGATGGACGGCAGCGGCTTCCTCGTGTTCCGGGTGTAG